The Desulfobaculum xiamenense DNA segment CCGCGCCGCCACGCGCACCAGCCAATAGAGGTTGCGTCGCAGGCGCACCGTCTCCGGCTCGTCCTCGCGCTCAGGCGGCAGGGTCCACATTTCGCCATACTCCCCGTTGCGCGCCCGCAGGCAAAAGGCGTTCATCTCCCGCATGTCCCGCACCACCAGCACATGCGCCACCAGCGCGGCCACAGGCCACGCCAGCACGATGGACGCCATGAAACCCAGTGCGAGAAACCATTCGAGTTCCGTCAGACACCCCTCGCGCAACAACACGAGGGCCAGCCCCATAGGCACGGTTACCACGCCGACAAGCATGGCGACCAACCACTTCCTTATACTCACGCCCTTCTCCCGACGAATGCGTTGCGATTCCTATCCGGGCCGGTCATACCCGCCCCGCTCTTCCCATTGCCGCGCCACGCCATGCGCAACGCATAACGGTTCCACAAGCGGCTCCAGCCGCCGTCCGTCCCGAGTATTGAAAATGAATTTCATTGTCAATAGACAGCGAACGGATTACTCTTTTTACATTCGACACCGACCGTCCACACGTCCCAAGGCCTTCGTATTGAGAATCCGTGTTGACATTGGATTTCAATTTCAATAAAACGTCTCTCACGCGGCCTGCGAACAGGCCCCTGCCCCCGGCGACTCGCCACGGGGTTTTCTTGGCGAACCATCAGCCGGTCGCCCGGCTTTCCGTTCGCCTCTTTTAGGTCTACATGTTGAAAATGAATTTCAATTGCAAGCGCAACACGATTCCCGGCAATGGGAAAGGCAAGGAGGCTCACATGACATCCGAAACAGGGCTGAGAACGGTACCGGTCAACACACGGGCCAGAATCACCGCCGTCCACGCCGATGGCGAACTCGGCCGCAGAATCCGCGACATGGGGCTCATCCCCGGAACAGAGATCGCCGTCACGGGCAAGGCCCCGCTGCGCGACCCCGTGGCACTCCGGCTCAGGGATTTCACCCTGACGCTGCGCAACAACGAAGCCGATCACATTCGCGTCGAGATTCTGGAGGGATGACATGAACGAAGAACTGACCATAGCCCTTGCCGGCAACCCCAATTCCGGCAAAACCACGATGTTCAATGCCCTGACCGGCGCACGCCAGCACGTGGGCAACTACCCCGGCGTCACCGTGACGCGAAAGGAAGGCTTCCACACCGTCAACGGCACGCGCCTGCGCATCGTGGACCTGCCCGGCACCTACTCGCTGACCCCCTACACCGAGGAAGAGCTTGCCGCGCGTAGCTTCATCATCGGCGAGAAGCCCCACGCCGTCATCGACGTGGTGGACGCCGGAACGCTGGAGCGCAGTCTGTACCTCGCTGTGCAGTTCATGGAACTGGGAGCACCGGTGGTCATCGCCCTAAACATGATGGACGAGGTGAAGCGCCGCAAGATGACGCTCGACTCCGGCAGGCTTTCCACGCTGCTCGGCGTGCCCGTGGTGGAAACCGTGGCCCGCGACGGCAAGGGTGCGCAGGAAATGATCGCCGAGGCCGTTCAGCACGCCCGCGCCCACAACGGTCACGCCACCCCACTGCGCATCTCCTACGGAGCGGACGTGGACGCCGCGCTGGACGAGATGGAGCGCGCAATCGTTGCTGCCCGCTTCCTCACGGACCGTCTCCCCGCGCGCTGGGTGGCCCTCAAGTACCTTGAGAAGGACGAGGAAATCGTCACTCGCGGCCGCGCCGCGGGCGTCCTCTCGCGTGAGCTGGAAGCCGTGTCCGACAGGCTGGCCGAGCACCTGCGCGCCACCCTGAACACCGACGCCGAAAGCCTCATCGCCGACCACCGCTACGGCTACATCGCCTCGCTGCTGCGTCAGGGCGTCGTGCGCAAGGACGTCACCCACGAGCGCCTGCGCATCTCGGACGCCGTGGACAAGGTGCTGACCCACGCCCTGCTCGGCCCCATCATCATGCTCGGCGTGCTCTACGGCATGTTCCAGCTCACCTTCGCCGTGGGCGAAATTCCCATGGGTTACGTCGAGGACGGCTTCGGCTGGCTGTCGGAAACGGTGGAAGCCGCCATGCCCGACGGGCTTGTCCGCTCGCTGGTGGTTTCCGGCGTCATCGACGGCGTGGGCGGCGTGCTGGGCTTTGTGCCCCTCATCCTGTTCATGTTCCTGTGCCTGTCCGTCCTCGAAGACCTCGGCTACATGGCCCGCATGGCCTACATGCTGGACCGCGTGTTCAAGTTCTTCGGCCTGCAC contains these protein-coding regions:
- a CDS encoding FeoA family protein, encoding MTSETGLRTVPVNTRARITAVHADGELGRRIRDMGLIPGTEIAVTGKAPLRDPVALRLRDFTLTLRNNEADHIRVEILEG
- the feoB gene encoding ferrous iron transport protein B, coding for MNEELTIALAGNPNSGKTTMFNALTGARQHVGNYPGVTVTRKEGFHTVNGTRLRIVDLPGTYSLTPYTEEELAARSFIIGEKPHAVIDVVDAGTLERSLYLAVQFMELGAPVVIALNMMDEVKRRKMTLDSGRLSTLLGVPVVETVARDGKGAQEMIAEAVQHARAHNGHATPLRISYGADVDAALDEMERAIVAARFLTDRLPARWVALKYLEKDEEIVTRGRAAGVLSRELEAVSDRLAEHLRATLNTDAESLIADHRYGYIASLLRQGVVRKDVTHERLRISDAVDKVLTHALLGPIIMLGVLYGMFQLTFAVGEIPMGYVEDGFGWLSETVEAAMPDGLVRSLVVSGVIDGVGGVLGFVPLILFMFLCLSVLEDLGYMARMAYMLDRVFKFFGLHGSSVMPFIISGGIPGGCAVPGVMAARTLRSPREKLATILTAPFMSCGAKVPVFILLIAAFFPQHGADALFVITLAGWAMALLVAKLLRHTVIKGPATPFLMELPPYRIPTLRGVLIHTWERGWQYIRKAGTVILAISILLWAAMTFPGLPEDQTARFESMRGDVQAELDAATASGAQAEALATFEDKLADIDNLEAEETLRNSIAGRVGTAFEPITAPAGFDWRTNIALLGGFAAKEVVVSTLGTAFSLGEVDPEDADSLASKLAEDPAFSMWSAVSLIIFTLLYAPCFVTVVVMAREAGWKWAGFSVVFNTALAYGLAVIVYQIGTRI